From Aspergillus fumigatus Af293 chromosome 5, whole genome shotgun sequence, a single genomic window includes:
- a CDS encoding MFS transporter encodes MGASSQSASADTIEPVHPTRISHWRMVYDQGALTQEIIDYRFAGSGTEEDPYLVTWILNDPRNPLEFSATKKWTYTMVMAWATLAVSLVSSAYTGGMQQIMEQFEVGTEVATLGVSTFVLGFAIGPLLFAPMSELWGRQYLFLVSYCGLTIFNAASAGSPNIQALIVFRFLAGAFGSSPLTNAGGVIADLFSANQRGLAMSLFASAPFLGPVLGPIIGGFLGMTEGWKWVMGFLAIFSGALWIIAGLIVPETYAPVLLRRRAMKLSELTGKVYKSRIEAEQGKKTLGHSLKISLSRPWILLFREPIVLLLSVYMAIVYGTLFMMFGAFPIVFAGQRGWNQGVSGLAFLGIMIGMMCAVAFSIYDNKRYIRAQEAHKGFAPPEARLPPCLVASVAIPIGLFWFAWTNYPSIHYLASISAGVPFGFGMVLAFLSLMNYLIDAYTIYAASVLAASAVLRSIFGAAFPLFVKYMYSSLGIHWASSIPAFLALACVPFPFLFYKYGPDIRKKCKFSAESDEFMRKLMGRTVKEPQEEEKENQGVMAATSQVTLEPPCAESEVDRVSLDPAKLSRRQSTISTKSAISHRSQKLVTSQDVYDANPFDIDRVNTRDSFKD; translated from the exons ATGGGCGCCAGCAGCCAGTCAGCTTCGGCTGATACTATCGAGCCTGTTCATCCCACTCGGATATCGCACTGGCGTATGGTCTATGACCAAGGTGCGCTGACCCAAGAGATCATCGATTATCGCTTCGCTGGTTCAGGCACAGAAGAAGACCCCTACCTAGTCACCTGGATTCTCAATGACCCCCGGAACCCTCTGGAATTTTCCGCGACGAAGAAATGGACCTACACCATGGTTATGGCGTGGGCGACGTTAGCCGTGTCATTGGTCTCGTCAGCGTACACTGGCGGCATGCAACAGATCATGGAACAGTTTGAAGTCGGCACAGAGGTAGCAACTCTGGGCGTTTCCACATTCGTGCTGGGGTTCGCGATCGGTCCCCTCCTTTTTGCGCCCATGAGTGAGCTTTGGGGAAGACAGTATCTCTTTCTGGTCAGCTACTGTGGATTGACCATCTTCAACGCCGCGTCCGCCGGATCACCGAACATTCAAGCTCTCATTGTCTTCCGATTCCTCGCCGGAGCTTTCGGGTCGTCCCCATTGACCAACGCAGGCGGTGTCATCGCGGATCTGTTCTCGGCGAACCAACGTGGTCTGGCGATGAGTTTGTTTGCGTCGGCCCCGTTTCTGGGCCCAGTCTTAGGGCCCATCATCGGTGGCTTCCTAGGTATGACGGAGGGATGGAAGTGGGTGATGGGGTTCTTGGCCATCTTTTCTGGCGCACTCTGGATCATCGCGGGCCTCATCGTCCCAGAAACGTATGCGCCCGTTCTCCTTCGTCGGCGAGCCATGAAGCTTTCCGAGCTTACTGGCAAAGTCTACAAGAGCAGGATTGAAGCCGAGCAAGGCAAGAAAACGCTTGGCCACTCTTTGAAGATATCACTGTCCCGCCCATGGATCCTGCTTTTCCGAGAACCTATTGTTCTTTTGCTCTCTGTATACATGGCAATCGTGTACGGAACTCTGTTTATGATGTTTGGTGCCTTCCCCATCGTGTTTGCTGGCCAGCGAGGCTGGAACCAAGGTGTGTCAGGGCTGGCTTTCCTGGGGATCATGATTGGTATGATGTGTGCTGTAGCTTTCAGCATCTATGACAACAAGCGGTATATCAGAGCCCAAGAGGCACATAAGGGGTTTGCGCCTCCCGAGGCTCGCTTGCCTCCCTGTTTGGTCGCTTCGGTAGCCATTCCCATTGGCCTCTTCTGGTTTGCCTGGACAAACTACCCTTCGATCCATTATCTGGCCAGTATTTCCGCTGGTGTGCCGTTTGGCTTTGGCATggttcttgccttcctcAGCCTCATGAACTACCTGATCGATGCATACACCATCTACGCCGCCTCCGTGCTCGCTGCGAGCGCCGTGCTGCGCTCGATTTTCGGCGCCGCCTTTCCCTTGTTCGTCAAGTATATGTATAGCTCGTTAG GTATTCATTGGGCCTCGTCCATTCCTGCCTTCCTGGCACTGGCCTGTGTCCCCTTTCCATTCCTCTTCTACAAGTACGGGCCTGACATCCGAAAAAAATGCAAGTTCTCCGCGGAGTCGGACGAATTCATGCGGAAGTTGATGGGACGAACCGTCAAAGAACcacaggaagaggagaaggaaaaccAGGGCGTCATGGCGGCCACGAGCCAGGTAACCTTGGAGCCCCCCTGTGCGGAATCAGAGGTAGACAGGGTTTCCTTGGACCCTGCTAAGCTCAGTCGCAGACAATCAACTATCTCAACCAAGTCTGCCATATCGCATCGGTCTCAGAAGTTGGTGACCTCGCAGGACGTCTATGATGCCAATCCCTTTGACATTGACCGTGTCAACACGCGCGACTCGTTCAAGGACTGA
- a CDS encoding DEAD/DEAH box helicase gives MSTIPNLVRFDPQASLQSSPCLFRIPDLRRDKPSLTQLIDKFPSLAARMGRPRAKRNIDQVDLTVDDGDTIPQRKTATRAGSNTTATTTTTGQRFGEITEFVPLSQSSQAIILDGEDDAEAEDLIQGSQDDSSYVSFVHYGNLRTKIVGVRYYNGYATIGEHVLLHREPNNPYDRNAIRVLNVMGDQIGHVPRDVAARLAKYMDSKSLFIEGMLTGEIGSFTCPILLKLYGTSHPEERQRLKRMMIDDRLPLTEFNRWETQERKQREWAQKEAAKRGRGLASGNGQQWEASINPLYANLFAGDGLGQTGESLEDIIGQSSTFNPRDIGQVTENFGLNEVDLVNMPMADTPAALSTELLPYQRQGLAWMIEKECPQLPGPGSQNVVQLWKRAGNRFTNIATNYSTAIPPPLASGGILADDMGLGKTIQIISLILANPQPNTPESSKTTLIIAPVGVMSNWRNQIKDHTHSESTPSVLIYHGTGKKEAAKLDEYDVVITSYGALAVEYDPSAKAAPKQGLFAIHWHRVVLDEGHTIRNPRAKGALAACNLRADSRWTLTGTPIVNSLKDLYSQIRFLRLTGGLEDMAVFNSVLIRPLTYDDPNGRLLLQALMSAICLRRRKDMEFVNLRLPALTSRVLRIKFHPHEQEKYDMFQSEAKGMLMDFKSREKGGTTYSHVLEVLLRMRQVCNHWALCKHRVDALAGLLEKHKVVPLTPENIKALQDTLQLRIESQEMCPICLDTLEQPVITACGHSYDRGCIEQVIERQHKCPLCRANIDDNSTLVAPAVDLGESADEDVDADPNNPSSKIEALIKILTAQGQAPDTKTVVFSQWTSFLTLVEPHLQRHGIGYARIDGSMKSTARDASTYKFSKDPQCKVLLASLSVCSVGLNLVAANQAILADSWWAPAIEDQAVDRVYRLGQKRETTVWRLVMENTIEDRVLEIQDTKRKLMLAAFREKDKKVDDRATRIADLEKLLT, from the exons ATGTCAACTATTCCTAATCTAGTAAGGTTCGATCCACAAGCTTCGCTCCAATCTTCTCCATGTCTATTCCGTATCCCGGATTTGCGTCGCGACAAGCCGTCGTTAACACAGTTAATTGACAAGTTTCCATCCCTTGCAGCAAGGATGGGGAGACCGCGTGCTAAGCGGAACATCGACCAAGTAGATCTCACCGTTGACGACGGAGACACTATTCCCCAGAGGAAAACAGCAACGCGTGCTGGTAGTAACACAACTGCTACCACGACTACCACTGGTCAACGATTCGGCGAGATTACCGAGTTTGTGCCGCTCAGCCAGTCCTCACAGGCCATTATTCTGGATGGAGAGGACGACGCGGAAGCCGAGGATCTGATCCAGGGAAGCCAGGATGATTCCTCCTATGTTAGCTTCGTGCACTACGGGAACCTGCGAACCAAGATCGTGGGCGTCCGGTACTACAATGGCTACGCGACTATTGGCGAACACGTACTTCTGCATCGTGAGCCTAATAACCCGTATGACCGCAATGCGATCCGGGTTTTGAACGTCATGGGGGATCAGATTGGTCATGTTCCCCGAGACGTAGCTGCTCGATTGGCAAAGTATATG GACTCGAAGTCGCTGTTTATCGAAGGCATGTTGACGGGGGAAATTGGCTCGTTTACGTGCCCGattctgctgaagctgtACGGTACCAGTCATCCGGAAGAGCGGCAGCGGCTGAAGCGAATGATGATCGATGATCGACTCCCACTGACCGAATTCAATCGGTGGGAGACTCAGGAGCGCAAACAGCGCGAGTGGGCGCAGAAGGAGGCAGCCAAAAGAGGCCGCGGTCTGGCATCAGGCAATGGGCAGCAGTGGGAGGCCAGCATCAACCCACTGTATGCCAACCTTTTCGCCGGTGACGGTCTTGGTCAGACTGGGGAGAGTTTGGAAGACATTATTGGGCAGAGCAGCACCTTTAACCCTCGTGATATTGGCCAAGTGACGGAGAATTTCGGGTTGAATGAGGTAGACTTGGTTAATATGCCTATGGCAGATACTCCTGCGGCGCTTTCCACCGAGCTTCTTCCGTACCAGCGGCAGGGGCTGGCGTGGATGATCGAGAAGGAGTGTCCGCAACTGCCTGGGCCTGGTTCTCAGAACGTGGTGCAGCTTTGGAAGAGAGCTGGGAACCGATTCACCAACATCGCCACAAACTACTCAACGGCTATTCCACCCCCTCTTGCTAGTGGCGGTATTCTGGCCGACGATATGGGTCTGGGCAAGACAATCCAAATCATATCGTTGATTTTGGCCAACCCTCAGCCAAATACCCCGGAGTCATCCAAGACCACCCTGATCATAGCACCTGTCGGAGTCATGAGCAACTGGAGAAACCAGATCAAAGACCATACCCACAGTGAGAGCACGCCAAGTGTGCTCATTTACCATGGTactgggaagaaagaggctgCAAAACTCGATGAGTATGATGTGGTAATCACGAGCTACGGTGCTCTTGCTGTGGAGTATGATCCGAGTGCCAAAGCAGCGCCTAAGCAGGGACTGTTTGCCATTCATTGGCATCGTGTCGTGCTCGACGAGGGGCACACAATTCGAAACCCGCGAGCCAAGGGTGCTCTGGCTGCTTGCAACCTGCGCGCGGATTCGCGTTGGACCTTGACCGGCACGCCCATTGTGAACAGTTTGAAGGATCTGTATTCCCAGATTCGCTTCCTGAGACTGACCGGTGGCTTGGAAGACATGGCGGTCTTCAACAGCGTTCTCATTCGCCCTCTGACCTATGATGATCCAAATGGtcgtctcctcctccaggcaCTGATGAGCGCAATCTGCCTGAGGCGAAGAAAGGATATGGAATTTGTCAATCTGCGCCTGCCGGCCCTCACCTCGCGTGTGTTGCGCATCAAGTTTCATCCTCATGAACAAGAGAAATATGATATGTTCCA ATCCGAAGCGAAAGGTATGCTCATGGACTTCAAGTCCAGAGAAAAGGGAGGCACCACGTATTCTCATGTGCTTGAAGTCCTTCTCCGTATGCGACAAGTTTGCAACCATTGGGCGCTCTGCAAACACCGTGTTGACGCCCTCGCGGGTCTACTGGAGAAGCACAAGGTCGTCCCATTGACCCCGGAGAACATAAAAGCCCTTCAGGACACGCTGCAGCTCAGAATCGAGAGCCAGGAAATGTGCCCTATCTGTCTCGATACCCTAGAGCAGCCCGTTATCACCGCTTGCGGCCATTCCTACGACCGAGGTTGCATAGAGCAAGTCATCGAGCGACAGCACAAGTGCCCCCTCTGCCGCGCCAACATCGACGACAACTCCACCCTCGTCGCCCCCGCCGTGGATCTCGGTGAAAGCGCCGACGAGGACGTCGACGCAGACCCAAACAACCCAAGTAGCAAGATCGAAGCCCTGATCAAGATCCTCACCGCGCAGGGCCAAGCACCCGACACCAAAACCGTCGTCTTCAGCCAATGGACCTCGTTCCTTACCCTTGTCGAGCCTCACCTGCAACGCCACGGCATCGGATACGCCCGCATCGACGGCAGTATGAAGTCGACAGCCCGCGACGCCTCCACATACAAGTTCTCCAAGGACCCACAGTGCAAGGTTCTCCTCGCCAGTCTGAGCGTCTGCAGCGTCGGCTTGAACCTTGTCGCGGCCAACCAGGCCATCCTGGCCGATAGCTGGTGGGCCCCCGCAATCGAGGACCAGGCCGTCGACCGCGTCTACCGTCTCGGCCAGAAGCGCGAGACAACCGTCTGGCGTCTCGTCATGGAAAACACCATCGAAGACCGCGTGCTGGAAATCCAGGACACGAAGCGCAAGTTGATGCTGGCGGCCTTCCGTGAGAAGGATAAGAAGGTCGACGATCGGGCTACCCGGATCGCGGATCTGGAAAAACTCCTCACTTAA